A part of Thermodesulforhabdaceae bacterium genomic DNA contains:
- a CDS encoding O-antigen ligase family protein → MTVARLSIYRFIWPALLGMCSALMAILFAYSPLKYTIGFSLILVFGLIVAILKSHHRMNLLTFLLIFTIPVNLDVNFLVEKHVGGAASISISVTLCVALILFFMTIRERISSNRLYVGPEGSALIIFILCGLLSLINAMYPMFTFLEIVRLLMLGFVMLTVLNISDGNLLKKIGVFTAVAVIFQSILAMLQFFLKSFPPPAMDIFALKTIKELFPGQKVHRAMGTLGHPNFLGYYLEMTLPLILGIFISSWKSSVRLLSGVAFILGTVALILSKSRGAWVAYPFAMAGTVFLTYGKSIIRKNVFVKILGLAFLGIALIVSFSPFIIERFLGKDYQAMAVRMPLNKAALSIISQFPVFGVGLNNFSEVFKTYDVTGHAMIFRGYKHVVHNIYLLVATETGIVGLMAFLGIFAVPLFRAIKVFKYSGDEKSRGIVAGAIMGICAHLIHGLIDPGFIVSPTASYLMFFMIGFVGAFSKAVVK, encoded by the coding sequence ATGACAGTTGCTAGATTGTCAATTTACCGTTTTATCTGGCCTGCCCTGCTAGGAATGTGTTCCGCTTTAATGGCTATTCTTTTTGCATATTCCCCTCTAAAATACACTATCGGTTTCTCACTGATTTTAGTTTTTGGATTGATTGTTGCGATTTTAAAAAGTCATCATAGAATGAATTTGCTGACTTTTCTTTTGATATTTACAATCCCTGTAAATTTGGACGTCAACTTCCTTGTGGAAAAACACGTTGGTGGTGCGGCAAGTATATCTATTTCTGTAACGTTATGTGTAGCACTGATATTATTTTTTATGACTATTCGGGAGAGAATATCATCAAATCGGTTATACGTTGGTCCCGAGGGTTCTGCTCTTATTATCTTCATCCTTTGTGGATTGTTAAGCCTTATTAATGCAATGTATCCTATGTTTACATTTCTTGAGATTGTAAGGCTTTTAATGCTCGGTTTTGTGATGTTGACTGTTCTTAATATATCCGACGGTAATCTGTTAAAAAAGATAGGAGTGTTTACGGCCGTTGCTGTTATCTTCCAATCGATTCTTGCTATGCTACAGTTTTTTTTAAAATCCTTTCCGCCTCCAGCTATGGATATTTTTGCACTCAAGACGATCAAGGAATTATTTCCCGGTCAAAAAGTTCATAGAGCCATGGGGACGCTTGGTCATCCTAACTTTCTCGGTTATTATCTAGAAATGACTCTTCCCTTAATTCTTGGAATATTTATTTCATCATGGAAGTCCAGTGTAAGGTTATTGTCTGGCGTTGCCTTTATTCTTGGGACTGTCGCTCTTATACTTAGCAAATCAAGAGGAGCCTGGGTTGCATATCCCTTTGCTATGGCTGGCACAGTCTTCCTGACCTACGGCAAATCTATTATACGAAAGAATGTTTTTGTTAAAATTCTCGGACTTGCCTTTCTTGGAATAGCTCTAATAGTATCTTTTTCTCCTTTCATCATAGAACGTTTCCTGGGCAAGGATTACCAGGCAATGGCAGTAAGAATGCCACTTAATAAGGCAGCACTTTCTATTATATCTCAATTCCCCGTTTTTGGAGTTGGGCTTAATAATTTTTCGGAGGTCTTTAAGACTTACGATGTTACAGGTCATGCAATGATTTTCAGAGGATACAAGCATGTCGTTCATAATATTTATTTACTCGTTGCTACAGAAACAGGAATTGTAGGGCTTATGGCTTTCTTGGGTATATTCGCCGTGCCGTTGTTTAGAGCGATTAAAGTTTTTAAATACTCAGGTGATGAAAAATCGCGAGGAATTGTAGCTGGTGCTATTATGGGAATCTGTGCTCATCTGATTCACGGTTTGATAGATCCTGGTTTTATAGTTAGTCCAACAGCATCATATCTAATGTTTTTCATGATTGGATTTGTCGGGGCATTTTCGAAAGCCGTGGTCAAATGA
- a CDS encoding glycosyltransferase: protein MKILYLHANAELYGSDLILLQLVTYLDKTRYEPIVFLPVNGPLIERLREAGIRTMIMPLAVLRRAHFTPSGVIRFVTVLMKSVSNLRRFILKERIALVHTNTGAVWGGELAAAITGIPHVSSVMEIVEKPKIVSLAMSWMVSAFSDQVITVSGAVRDHFIKYTPWWREKYIEMFPPVDTVRFSPDENARKIIRSHLGIDENTVLVGMAGRLNHWKGQDVFVRACKEVMKMLDYKSDVHFVILGGPVPGREEFVHQLHRDIEELGLVNVVTAPGFQENITDWLSAMDVFVLPSKLPEPSSTGVVAAMAMGLPVVGTNIGGTPETVLDGETGFLVPPNDPKSLAEKISLLVKDSEMRRSMGAKAMERARKLYSIESYVGKVMAIYDDLLQNTRK, encoded by the coding sequence ATGAAAATATTGTATTTACATGCAAATGCGGAATTATATGGAAGCGATCTTATTTTGCTCCAGCTTGTAACTTACCTGGATAAGACTCGTTATGAACCCATTGTTTTTCTTCCTGTCAATGGTCCCTTGATAGAGCGGCTTAGAGAGGCAGGTATAAGAACCATGATCATGCCTCTCGCTGTCCTGCGACGAGCACACTTTACCCCATCGGGTGTTATTAGATTTGTAACTGTTTTGATGAAATCTGTTTCGAATCTACGAAGATTTATTCTAAAAGAGCGCATAGCATTGGTTCATACTAATACCGGGGCTGTATGGGGTGGGGAATTGGCTGCGGCTATAACAGGTATTCCTCATGTGTCTTCAGTAATGGAGATCGTGGAAAAACCTAAAATAGTTTCTTTAGCCATGTCCTGGATGGTATCGGCTTTTTCTGATCAAGTAATCACGGTTTCTGGAGCGGTCAGAGATCATTTTATTAAATATACCCCATGGTGGCGTGAAAAATACATAGAGATGTTTCCCCCGGTTGATACGGTCCGTTTTTCGCCCGATGAAAATGCAAGGAAGATTATCAGGTCTCACCTGGGAATTGATGAAAATACAGTGCTTGTTGGGATGGCTGGTCGTCTTAACCATTGGAAAGGCCAGGATGTTTTTGTTAGAGCCTGCAAAGAGGTTATGAAGATGTTGGACTATAAGTCTGACGTCCACTTTGTGATCCTAGGGGGACCTGTGCCAGGTCGAGAAGAATTTGTCCATCAGCTTCACCGTGATATTGAAGAATTGGGACTTGTTAACGTGGTTACGGCTCCGGGTTTTCAGGAAAACATTACCGATTGGCTTTCCGCAATGGACGTTTTTGTGTTGCCATCTAAACTTCCAGAACCGAGTTCAACAGGGGTTGTGGCGGCAATGGCTATGGGGCTTCCGGTTGTCGGCACAAACATAGGTGGAACCCCTGAAACAGTGTTGGACGGAGAAACAGGCTTTCTCGTTCCTCCAAACGATCCCAAAAGCCTTGCGGAGAAAATTAGCCTTCTTGTAAAGGACAGCGAAATGAGGCGATCAATGGGTGCAAAAGCTATGGAACGGGCGAGGAAGCTTTATTCCATAGAAAGCTATGTTGGTAAAGTTATGGCGATATATGACGATCTACTTCAAAACACCAGGAAGTAA
- a CDS encoding glycosyltransferase family 2 protein, translating to MTIHMHKPILSVIVVSWNTRDITEKCLESLLSQPTSVPFQVYLVDNASSDGSQEMVRQRFPQVILIVNEENVGFARANNQVLRIIDTPYALLLNSDTIIPEEDIFSPWISFMEKHKDVGMSGCRLVFPDFSQQVGDAGYRPSLRSLICHNLFLSRLFPSLAKGLFLTNYPEQAEHIDVDWVSGAAMMVKTDAARSVGLMDENVFMFAEDIEWGCRFRNNGWRVVYLPRITIIHLQGASSSKQLKPHEFSLLWLKNIKKLYVHLNPSVPPWTFNLIMVLGLLLRAQIYGWGGLILNSKDMILKGKRMIHYVAGLLS from the coding sequence ATGACAATACATATGCATAAGCCAATACTAAGTGTTATTGTGGTAAGTTGGAATACCAGAGATATTACAGAGAAATGCCTCGAATCCCTCTTGTCACAGCCAACATCCGTCCCTTTTCAGGTATATTTAGTGGATAATGCTTCCTCAGATGGATCTCAAGAAATGGTAAGACAGCGTTTTCCTCAGGTTATTCTTATAGTTAACGAAGAGAATGTTGGATTTGCTCGAGCCAACAATCAGGTTCTCAGAATTATAGACACACCCTATGCACTATTGCTTAATTCGGACACTATCATTCCTGAAGAAGATATTTTTTCCCCGTGGATTTCATTTATGGAAAAGCATAAGGATGTTGGCATGAGCGGATGCCGATTGGTTTTCCCTGACTTTAGCCAACAAGTCGGAGATGCTGGTTATAGACCATCCCTTAGAAGTCTTATATGTCACAACCTTTTTCTATCCAGATTGTTTCCGAGTCTAGCAAAGGGACTATTTTTAACAAACTATCCTGAGCAAGCTGAACATATTGATGTGGACTGGGTAAGTGGCGCTGCCATGATGGTCAAAACAGATGCCGCCAGATCAGTGGGATTAATGGACGAGAATGTTTTTATGTTCGCCGAAGATATAGAATGGGGATGTCGGTTTAGGAATAATGGCTGGCGAGTCGTTTACCTGCCTCGTATTACTATAATCCATCTTCAGGGGGCAAGTAGCTCTAAGCAATTAAAACCCCACGAATTTTCATTACTCTGGCTTAAGAATATAAAAAAACTTTATGTTCATTTGAATCCATCCGTTCCGCCCTGGACTTTTAATTTAATTATGGTTTTGGGACTTTTACTTAGAGCTCAAATTTATGGATGGGGAGGATTGATTTTAAACTCAAAAGATATGATCTTAAAAGGAAAACGAATGATTCACTACGTAGCGGGTTTACTATCCTGA
- a CDS encoding CpsD/CapB family tyrosine-protein kinase codes for MGIFSEAMDRSLRGKYSEPLQDPFAGIADIQQHLLGSFFDVVGSEEKSPRLVGIISSQPGEGVSTVSRMLAYALCYHGERPTFIIDANFRSPSLHLMENLNQSPGICDILMSTNLDLENFIHGRGDLPIRFITTGQLSPNPYLVYTHPQMEVFLEKLRAISDYAIFDLPPVHACPEVLLLAKKLDGIIFVIKAHHTPTKSVAAALDRLKRGNVRILGGILNGKKYFIPKWLYDRI; via the coding sequence ATGGGTATATTTTCTGAAGCTATGGATAGATCATTAAGAGGAAAGTATTCAGAACCGTTACAGGATCCATTTGCTGGTATTGCCGATATTCAGCAACATCTTTTGGGGTCTTTTTTTGATGTTGTTGGTTCCGAAGAAAAATCCCCAAGGCTTGTTGGAATTATTTCCAGTCAACCAGGTGAAGGGGTATCAACCGTGAGCAGGATGTTAGCTTACGCCCTTTGTTATCACGGTGAGAGGCCCACTTTCATAATAGATGCTAATTTTCGGTCTCCTTCTCTTCATCTCATGGAAAATCTTAATCAATCTCCTGGTATTTGCGACATCTTAATGTCAACAAATTTAGATTTAGAAAATTTTATCCATGGTAGAGGAGATCTTCCGATACGTTTTATAACAACCGGACAATTGAGTCCAAATCCTTATCTTGTATATACCCATCCACAAATGGAAGTTTTTCTTGAGAAACTTAGAGCCATTTCCGACTACGCTATTTTCGATCTCCCTCCGGTGCACGCCTGCCCTGAGGTTTTGTTGTTAGCTAAAAAACTCGACGGAATAATTTTTGTTATAAAGGCTCACCATACACCGACCAAATCTGTAGCCGCCGCTTTGGATAGGCTAAAAAGAGGAAATGTCCGGATACTTGGAGGGATTTTGAACGGTAAAAAGTATTTTATACCTAAATGGCTATACGATCGGATATAA
- a CDS encoding glycosyltransferase, giving the protein MLELTVIIPTYNRADILKDCLIALSEQTLETNCFEVIVGDDGSSDHTQKVLRWAESNMPYKLKWFTQKNAGPNRVRNKSIEMSESPVVVFFNDDTIATPSLLTQHLRAHKNYPQINIAFLGKVTIDPVLPYSPFALLHLDSSFGQWDRLVNSDGFALLDWRAFYTCNLSVKRNFLLENGLFDEDIRYSDDVELGARLDSRGLKILYCPDALGYHRHFLTESDYLRIAEKEGIGLAVWYMKRSRDCHYLKELRFPLCISAMNRLRFLIGDLTFHRSIRWFWLRLARKMVGTTRKNVGLRIYEKLYQAIKREAIFNQIRKN; this is encoded by the coding sequence ATGCTAGAACTAACAGTAATTATACCGACTTACAATCGAGCTGATATCCTGAAGGATTGTTTGATTGCTCTTTCCGAACAAACTCTGGAAACGAATTGTTTCGAAGTTATCGTGGGTGACGACGGATCTTCTGACCATACTCAGAAAGTGTTACGGTGGGCCGAATCCAACATGCCCTACAAGTTAAAATGGTTTACCCAAAAAAATGCCGGTCCCAACAGAGTAAGAAACAAATCCATAGAAATGTCAGAATCTCCCGTTGTGGTCTTCTTTAACGACGATACCATAGCAACTCCTTCACTTCTGACTCAGCATTTAAGGGCACATAAAAACTATCCTCAAATCAACATAGCTTTTCTCGGTAAGGTAACCATCGACCCGGTTTTGCCTTATTCTCCCTTTGCATTATTGCACCTAGACTCAAGTTTTGGCCAGTGGGATAGGTTGGTTAATTCTGACGGTTTTGCTTTACTGGACTGGCGAGCTTTCTATACTTGTAATCTTTCTGTAAAAAGAAATTTTTTATTAGAAAACGGTCTTTTTGATGAAGATATTCGCTATAGTGACGATGTGGAATTGGGAGCAAGGCTGGACTCTAGAGGACTAAAAATTCTCTATTGTCCTGATGCCTTAGGCTATCACAGACATTTTCTTACAGAAAGTGACTATCTCCGTATTGCCGAAAAAGAGGGAATCGGCCTTGCTGTCTGGTATATGAAACGATCTAGGGACTGTCATTATCTAAAGGAGCTTAGGTTTCCTCTATGCATTTCTGCGATGAATCGATTGCGCTTTCTAATTGGCGATCTGACTTTTCACCGAAGTATAAGATGGTTTTGGTTAAGACTTGCAAGAAAGATGGTAGGCACAACCAGAAAGAATGTTGGGCTTAGGATTTACGAAAAACTTTATCAGGCGATAAAAAGGGAAGCTATATTCAACCAAATCCGTAAAAATTGA
- a CDS encoding Wzz/FepE/Etk N-terminal domain-containing protein has product MEIASERKLTLRELVNVPFKFKKFILAVVGFSMIVAVVYCILARPVFNAEAKFIVKLGKERVAPLSVLPQAPYNVLLQETSQIVHDELEILKSHAVIYKMLPKFKEKLAEQTKKHVSFRDVVIKSVSFPWEVLKNIFQAVGILKKETEDEQLFKRIRSATKVSWQEDSNVIRIAFRWTDPETAAYGARLYAQAYLDLRNSIARSPQSLEFYEEQIKEHEDKLKKAEDELLAFQQQHTVAETSKQKEILLSEQERIIARMQDISLRLSEVEVKKNEVKRLLASGKDWIETPHIGSLGVQFTDLTTLDKKYFDLRNQLDGMLQIFTPKAREVQQVEEQIKELRKHKAESLIRLLNVEANNLREQYSKLQEDLEANKAKLNNLVQTELHYQQLLRNKKLLEENYLLYKKKAEEMRIMKEMDKWSIASVELIHDPIPPIDPIWPRKTLILVLTLFVSFVIGLVASFIKDAMGTTFERGSDLEEIGIRHIATIPEIEMLRKV; this is encoded by the coding sequence ATGGAAATCGCATCGGAACGTAAATTAACGCTTAGGGAACTAGTCAATGTTCCGTTTAAGTTTAAGAAGTTTATCTTGGCAGTTGTAGGATTTTCTATGATTGTTGCTGTTGTTTATTGTATCCTAGCTCGTCCCGTATTTAATGCTGAAGCTAAATTTATTGTAAAGCTTGGAAAAGAAAGAGTTGCTCCTCTTTCTGTTCTTCCTCAAGCACCTTATAATGTTTTACTTCAAGAAACGTCCCAGATTGTCCACGATGAACTGGAAATTCTTAAAAGCCATGCGGTGATATATAAAATGCTTCCCAAGTTCAAGGAAAAGCTCGCTGAACAGACAAAAAAGCATGTAAGTTTTCGAGATGTGGTTATTAAATCTGTTTCGTTTCCATGGGAGGTGCTAAAGAATATTTTTCAGGCGGTGGGCATTTTAAAAAAAGAAACTGAGGATGAACAACTTTTCAAAAGAATAAGATCTGCTACTAAAGTGTCCTGGCAGGAAGATTCAAATGTCATAAGAATTGCTTTTAGATGGACTGATCCTGAGACGGCTGCTTATGGAGCAAGGTTATATGCTCAAGCTTACTTAGATCTGAGAAATTCTATAGCCAGATCCCCCCAATCTCTCGAATTCTATGAAGAACAGATCAAAGAACACGAAGACAAGCTTAAGAAAGCAGAAGATGAATTGCTAGCTTTTCAGCAACAGCACACAGTGGCGGAAACATCAAAACAAAAAGAAATTCTTCTTTCAGAGCAAGAAAGAATAATAGCCAGGATGCAGGATATTTCCTTAAGACTCTCGGAGGTTGAAGTAAAGAAAAATGAAGTTAAAAGGCTTCTAGCTTCCGGTAAGGATTGGATTGAAACCCCCCATATTGGTTCTCTTGGTGTTCAATTTACAGATCTTACCACTCTTGACAAAAAATACTTTGACTTGAGAAATCAGCTAGATGGAATGTTACAAATCTTTACTCCTAAGGCTCGTGAAGTGCAGCAGGTGGAAGAACAAATAAAAGAACTCAGGAAACATAAAGCCGAAAGTTTAATCAGACTCTTGAATGTTGAGGCAAATAATTTACGAGAACAATATAGTAAACTTCAAGAAGACCTGGAAGCAAACAAGGCAAAGCTGAACAATCTTGTTCAAACGGAACTTCATTATCAGCAATTGTTGCGAAATAAGAAACTTCTCGAAGAAAATTATTTGCTTTACAAGAAAAAAGCTGAAGAAATGAGAATAATGAAGGAAATGGACAAATGGAGTATAGCAAGTGTTGAATTGATTCACGACCCAATACCACCTATTGATCCTATTTGGCCAAGGAAAACCCTTATTCTAGTATTGACCTTGTTTGTTTCTTTTGTAATCGGGCTTGTAGCATCCTTTATTAAGGATGCTATGGGAACAACGTTTGAGAGAGGAAGCGATTTAGAGGAAATAGGAATTAGACATATTGCCACAATACCGGAAATAGAAATGCTGAGAAAGGTGTGA